From the genome of Etheostoma spectabile isolate EspeVRDwgs_2016 chromosome 10, UIUC_Espe_1.0, whole genome shotgun sequence, one region includes:
- the LOC116697335 gene encoding protocadherin beta-15 encodes MNARSFMGNTVHRGFSRNRYCVIFLFISLHFTYGDVSYSVAEEMKRGSVIGNIAKDLGIGIATLSSRKARIDTDRNDKRYCDINLSTGDLIVTDRIDREGLCGKKATCVIKEELVLENPLELHRISVHVQDINDNAPQFSEDMISFEITESAAKGARFLLTEAHDLDIGTNTVQRYNLQNNDHFTININTEGSGRKHSELVLVKELDREQEKELKFVLTAVDGGSPQRSGTAIIHVTVLDANDNAPVFSQVVYKASLPENSPVDTVVVTVSATDADEGPNGDITYNFDHATDEQVCLFSLDQKTGEIKVKGSIDYETQTSIELRIRAKDGPGLTSYCTVTIDITDVNDNAPAISLKALTNPIPENVSPGTEVGIINVRTDSEITEGPLLHSANDSL; translated from the coding sequence ATGAACGCCAGGTCATTCATGGGAAATACAGTTCACAGAGGATTTTCTCGGAATCGCTATTGCgttattttccttttcatcaGCCTACATTTCACGTATGGAGATGTGAGCTACTCAGTTGCTGAGGAGATGAAACGCGGGTCTGTAATTGGAAATATAGCCAAAGATCTGGGCATCGGGATTGCCACACTTTCCTCGCGTAAAGCTCGCATTGACACGGACAGGAATGACAAGCGGTATTGTGATATTAATCTGAGCACTGGAGATTTGATTGTTACTGACAGGATCGACAGGGAAGGTCTTTGTGGTAAGAAGGCGACGTGCGTTATAAAAGAGGAGCTTGTTTTGGAAAACCCTTTAGAGCTTCATCGTATCAGTGTTCATGTGCAAGATATAAACGACAACGCTCCACAGTTTAGCGAGGAcatgatttcatttgaaataacaGAATCAGCAGCCAAAGGAGCTAGATTCTTACTCACTGAAGCCCACGATTTAGATATCGGTACAAATACTGTACAGCgatataatttacaaaataatgATCATTTCacaattaatattaatacagAGGGAAGTGGGCGGAAACACTCTGAATTGGTTTTGGTAAAAGAATTAGACCGAGAGCAAGAAAAGGAACTGAAATTTGTTCTTACAGCTGTAGATGGCGGCTCCCCTCAGAGATCAGGTACAGCAATAATTCACGTCACTGTACTGGATGCTAATGATAACGCCCCAGTTTTTAGCCAGGTGGTTTATAAAGCCAGTCTGCCTGAGAACTCTCCTGTAGATACTGTAGTGGTCACAGTGAGTGCTACTGATGCAGACGAGGGACCCAATGGGGATATTACGTACAATTTTGATCATGCAACTGATGAACAAGTTTGTTTGTTCTCACTTGATCAAAAGACAGGAGAGATTAAAGTCAAAGGTTCTATCGATTATGAAACTCAGACTTCCATTGAATTGCGAATAAGAGCAAAAGACGGACCAGGTCTCACCTCTTATTGTACAGTAACTATAGATATAACAGATGTCAATGACAATGCACCTGCTATTAGTTTGAAAGCACTGACTAACCCCATACCTGAGAACGTGTCACCTGGTACAGAGGTGGGCATCATTAACGTGAGGACAGACTCTGAGATAACAGAAGGCCCTCTGCTCCATTCAGCAAACGACTCCCTTTAA